In Toxotes jaculatrix isolate fToxJac2 chromosome 12, fToxJac2.pri, whole genome shotgun sequence, the following are encoded in one genomic region:
- the mepcea gene encoding 7SK snRNA methylphosphate capping enzyme, translating to MSVDEDTVKTGSPQASSTSSLQLSDCTGGYSSISVMVEGTAATPDFAAACPVPGTAASPKHTSTTDTLTHTDNAGQRARGNENNINRRNSFHHSKQQQQTKLTKRRNTANSSFKHPTSGKRRRRANSESDSVLPTNFLLGGNIFDPLNLNSLLDEEVNKALNAETPKSSPLPAKSRDPVEILIPRDITDPLNLNSGIADSSFLVSPYKSGGRKRHRNRHHGGGGGGGSGSVGGISTTQINLSESGKSEVKTTTSTPLPGMLASCSALDVSKESNSFSSVTGDSHEPSADNSASCKEEMSSVSMEDSTSSVSGGPNHHTSRRKRRRNSGKMEPPVTHSTPIGKSGSGDRSSGTGGQRNSQSFHTPRSGPKTGPGGRQHQQPHHQAKEQQKKKFQYGNYNKYYGYRNPGASEDPRIRVLRPEWFEGKDVLDLGCNSGHLTLYIAKMLRPARILGLDIDSGLVHAARKNIRHYLSELQTQEARRAMQEKKSTKQEERNGNESHTGTERKHNEAESRDENGKPVKGESGPAETVNDNDSCHTDEAGTQRQDSKTEEMEQEDCDSPPTDHSVSCSFPMSLRISRGPIAAPPLTETSTTQPGEFPSNVSFIKANYVLEDDNLLLTQRPEYDVILCLSLTKWVHLNWGDSGLKRLFKRVYRHLRPGGLFILEPQPWESYVRRKKLTDNISRNYHSIRLKPEQFSSYLTTEVGFTSFEFLGAPKCSIRGFQRPIYLFHK from the exons ATGTCTGTTGATGAGGATACTGTAAAAACTGGCAGTCCACAGGCCAGCTCAACTTCATCTCTGCAGCTCTCAGATTGTACTGGAGGTTACAGCAGTATATCTGTAATGGTTGAGGGTACCGCAGCCACCCCTGACTTTGCAGCTGCGTGTCCTGTCCCGGGCACTGCAGCCTCACCTAAACACACCAGCACAACTGACACACTTACCCACACAGACAATGCCGGACAGAGAGCCAGAGGGAACGAGAATAACATCAATCGCAGGAACAGCTTTCATCATtccaaacagcagcaacaaacaaaactaacGAAACGGCGCAACACAGCAAATTCTAGTTTCAAGCATCCGACATCTGGCAAGAGGAGACGACGGGCCAACTCTGAGAGTGACTCCGTCCTGCCTACCAACTTCCTTCTGGGTGGGAACATTTTTGACCCACTGAATCTGAACAGCCTGCTGGATGAGGAGGTCAACAAGGCACTGAATGCAGAGACGCCCAAATCCTCCCCACTACCGGCGAAGAGTCGAGACCCTGTGGAGATCCTTATCCCCAGAGATATCACAGATCCGCTGAACCTGAATAGCGGGATAGCAGACAGTAGCTTTTTGGTGTCCCCCTACAAGAGTGGTGGCAGAAAGAGACACCGCAACAGACaccatggaggaggaggaggaggtggaagtggCAGTGTTGGTGGGATTTCAACCACACAGATCAACCTCTCAGAATCAGGAAAAAGTGAGGTCAAAACTACCACCTCCACACCGCTTCCAGGTATGTTAGCTTCATGTTCTGCACTAGATGTCTCCAAAGAGTCCAACAGTTTCTCCAGCGTCACAGGGGATTCCCATGAACCCTCAGCTGACAACTCTGCCAGCTGCAAAGAAGAGATGTCATCTGTATCTATGGAGGATTCCACTTCCTCTGTGTCAGGAGGACCAAACCATCACACTAGCAGACGCAAGCGTAGGCGCAACTCCGGCAAAATGGAGCCCCCTGTGACCCACTCTACCCCCATTGGAAAGTCAGGATCTGGAGACAGAAGTTCTGGtacaggaggacagagaaatTCTCAGTCTTTCCACACACCAAGAAGTGGTCCTAAAACAGGCCCAGGAGGCCGCCAGCACCAGCAGCCCCACCACCAGGCAAAGgagcaacagaagaaaaagttcCAGTATGGGAACTACAACAAGTATTATGGCTACCGTAACCCAGGTGCTAGTGAGGATCCGCGTATACGCGTGCTTCGTCCAGAATGGTTTGAAGGTAAAGACGTACTGGATTTGGGATGCAACTCAGGCCACCTAACACTTTACATTGCCAAAATGTTAAGACCTGCCCGCATATTGGGCCTGGATATTGACAGTGGTCTGGTACACGCAGCCCGAAAGAACATCAGACATTatctgtctgagctgcagacCCAAGAGGCCAGGCGTGCAATGCAGGAGAAAAAGAGCACTAAACAAGAGGAGAGGAATGGAAATGAGAgtcacacaggcacagaaagGAAGCACAATGAAGCCGAGAGCAGGGATGAAAATGGGAAACCAGTGAAAGGAGAAAGTGGCCCTGCAGAGACTGTAAATGACAATGACTCCTGTCACACAGATGAGGCAGGGACCCAGAGGCAGGAcagcaaaacagaggaaatggagCAGGAAGATTGTGATTCACCCCCCACTGATCACTCGGTGAGCTGCTCTTTTCCTATGTCCCTACGGATTTCCAGGGGGCCCATTGCTGCACCTCCGCTAACAGAAACATCCACTACACAGCCTGGGGAGTTCCCCTCGAATGTGTCCTTCATCAAG gcaaATTATGTACTGGAGGATGATAATCTGCTTCTGACTCAGCGGCCAGAGTACGACGTGATCCTGTGCCTGAGCCTCACCAAATGGGTTCACCTGAACTGGGGAGATAGTGGCCTCAAGCGGCTCTTCAAGAGAGTCTACAGACATCTCCGTCCTGGAGGCTTGTTCATCCTGGAGCCACAGCCGTGGGAGTCCTatgtgaggaggaagaagctGACT GATAATATCAGCAGGAATTATCACAGCATTCGCCTCAAGCCTGAGCAGTTTTCATCATACCTTACAACTGAGGTGGGCTTCACCAGTTTCGAGTTCCTTGGGGCTCCCAAATGTTCAATAAGAG GTTTTCAGAGGCCAATCTACTTATTTCACAAATGA